The following is a genomic window from Deinococcus aerophilus.
CACCGAACCGCTGGCGCGACGAGGTGGCGGGCTTTCTGGCCGCACTGACCCTGGGCGTGGGCGTGATGATCTGGTACTCGGGCGGCTCGGGCCTGCTGAGCCTGAACTGGATTCCCTCGCTGGGCATCACCTACAGCGTGGAACTCTCGGGCGTGAGCCTGGCGCTGGCCATGGTCACGGCGTTCATGTCCTTTGTCGCCATCCTGTACGCGGCGCGGCGCATTCCCAATCCGGGAACCATGCTCGCCCTGATCCTGGCCATGGAGACCGGACTGCTCGGCATCTTCGCGGCGCGCGACCTGATCCTGTTCTACGTCTTCTTCGAGGACGCCCTGCTGCCCTCGCTGCTGATGCTTGCCATCTACGGCAAGGCCCACCGCATGCGGGCGCTGGTGAAGTTTGCGGCCTACACGCTGTTTGGCAGCCTGCTGATGCTGATCTCGATCATCGGCGTGCGCTATCTGGGCGGCAGCCCGACGTTCGCCCTGGCCGACCTGCGGCAGAATCTCGTGACCGGCCCGGCGCAGACGTGGCTGTACCTGGGCTTTCTGACGGCCATGGCGGTCAAGCTGCCGCTGTGGCCGCTGCACGCGTGGCTGCCCGACTTTCACGAGCAGAACCACGACAGCGGCATTCCCGACGTGATGGGCACGCTGTACAAGGTGGGCGGCTACGGCCTGTTTACCTTTGCCATCCCGCTGTTTCCCGACGCCTCGCTGGAACTGCGCCCGGTGCTCATGGGGCTGGCCGCCTTCACCGCGCTGTATGCCGCCTGGATTGCCTTCGGACAGACCGACTGGAAACGCCTGCTCGCCTACGCGGGCCTGAGCCACATGGGCTTCGTGGCGCTGGGCGTCTTCTCGCTGAACGAGACGGCCGTGATCGGCGCCATGTACCTGCTCGCCTTTCAGAACCTGTATACCGGCGCACTGTTCCTCAGTGTGGGCATGGTGCAGGAGCGCATCGGCAGCCTGGACACCCGCGTCGGCGGCCTGATGACCGGGGCGGGTGCGCTGGGCGGCCTGACCATGGCCCTGTGGTTCGCCTCCATCGCTGTGCCGGGCTTCGCCGGGTTCATCGGTGAATTCTCCATCCTGCTGGGCGCGTATCAGGTCTCGCCGTGGCTGGCCTTCGCGGCGGGCCTGACCACCATCGCCGCCGCTGCGTACGCATTGACCGCCTTCCAGACCACCTTCTGGCAGGCCCGCCCGCTGGGCGCGGTGGCCGTGCGCGACCTGTACCACACCGAGTGGCTGATCCTGGGCCTGCCGCTGGTGATCGCCATCTTTTTCGGGGTGTACAGCGCCCCGGCCCTGAACCTGATGCAGCCCGCCGTGAGGGCCGTGCTGAGCGCCCTGGGAGGCCGCTGAGATGAATGTCGAACTGACCGTTCCCGATGTCGCCCTGCTGCCCCTGCTGCCGATCCTGCTGGTGCTGGCGGGCGCGCTGCTCAGCACGCTGCTCGGCTTCTGGGTGGCGCGGCGCACCCTGACCATCCTCAACATCGTGGCGCTGCTGTTCTCGGGGGCGAGCATGATCACCCTGTGGAACGGCGGCCTCACCGCCTTTGCCGGGGGTCTGCAGGCCGACAACGCCGCCATTCTGCTGGGCCTGACCATTCTGGTGGGCACCCTGATGACGCTGCTCGTGTCGCTGGACACCGCGTGGCGTGCGCGGGTGAGCTTCCCGGAATTCGACGCCATGCTGATGTACGCGGTGACCGGCTGCCTGCTGATCGTCTTCTCCGGCGACCTGATCGTGATGCTGATCGGGCTGGAGATCATGAGTCTGTCGGGCTACGTCCTGGCCACGTTGCAGAACTCGCGCCGCGCCGAAGAATCCGGCCTGAAGTATTTCCTGCTGGGCGCCGTGGGCAGCGCCATCCTGATCTACGGCATCGCCTTCGTGTACGGCGCGACCGGCAGCCTGAACTACGCGGCCATCGCTGCCCGCGTGGGCGCGGTGAGCAACCTGACCCCCGAGAACGTGGGCATTCTGGTCGGCGGCAGCCTGCTGCTGCTGGCGGGCTTCGCCTTCAAGATCGCGCTGGTTCCCTTTCACCAGTGGACCCCGGACGTGTACAGCGGCGCCCCCACCACCGTCTCGCTGTTTCTGAGCACGGTGGTCAAGGTGGCCGCCTTTGCCGGCATGCTGCGCGTGTTCGGCGGCGCCCTGAACGACGCGCCCGGCTGGGCGAGCACCCTGCAGATCCTGACCGCCGCCACCCTGATCATCGGCAACACGGCGGCGCTGTTCCAGACCAACTTCAAACGCATGCTGGCGTACTCGGCGGTGGCCCACACCGGCTTTCTCGCCATGTGCCTGCTGGGCACCCCGGAACTGGGCGGCGCGGCACTGGCGTACTACCTGCTCGTCTACACCCTGATGACGGCCGCCGCCCTGGCCGTGGTGGCCGCCCTGCAGCGCAGCGAGGCGGGCCTGGAAATTTCCGACATGCGCGGTCTGTACTACCGCCACCCCGGCTACACGGTGGCGCTGGCGGTGTGCCTGGCGTCTCTGGCGGGCCTGCCGCCGTTTGCGGGCTTCTTCGGCAAATACCTGGCGTTCCAGGCGGCCTTCCAGAACGGATACGTGTGGCTCAGCGTGCTCGCCGCAGTCACCAGTGTGGCCGCGCTGGTGTACTACCTGCGCCCCGCCATGCTGATGTTCATGCCCGACCGCACTCCGGCGCGTGAGTACGCCCACGGCCAGCGCTTCCCGACCACCCTGACCGTGGCGCTGGGCGTGGCGGGCGTTACGCTGCTGGGCATCCTGCCCAACGTGTGGTACAGCTGGGTCACCAATCCGGGCATCTGGCAGTTCCTGGCCGGACGGTAATTCCGGCGACACAGGAAAGGGACCGCCCCGGCAATCCTGGGGCGGTCCCTTTCCTGTGCTGTGACCCACCGGCCCGGCACCCAGGCCGAGGGGGGGGGACTGGAGCGCTCCTCTCCTCTCTCCGTGCGGTGAACACCCCAGTCGAAGGAGGCGAACCCTTCGGGGTCCGCCTCCTCAGCATGTCGGGATTTTAGGGGTGCGTCTGTGCCGGCCGGTGCCGGACGTTCAGTTGCAGCTCTCGCGGACGTAGCCGCTCATGCCACTGCCCTTGAGGCCCAGGTCCCGCTTGATGGAGTTGATGTTGAGCTTGTTGGACAGGGCGCAGTCCAGCGCCACGTTCTTGCCGTACTCGGTGTTCAGCGCCAGCTTGCCGCGCTTGACGTACTCGGCCAGCGGTCCGCACTCGTTGTACTGCTGGCACTCCTCGTTCAGGATGCCGTCGAATTTCTCGACCATCATCTTGCCGGTACGGTCCTTGAGCAGAATCTTGTCGGGGCCGTTCTTCTGGAACACAGCCAGGCCGTAGGCGTGGGCGCGGTCGGCCACCCAGCCGTTGAAGTCGATCTGCTGCTGCGTGGTGATGCGCCCGCCGCTCACGTTCTCATCGTTTTGCAGGTTGTCGGGTTCCAGCGCGGCGAAGCCCTTATCGGCGCACATCTTGAAGCGCTTGTTCAGGATGTCGGCCAGCACCGAGTTGGGCTTCCAGACGTCATTGATGTCCAGGAAGTACTCGCCGGGCCAGCCGGGATCGGCCTGAATCTTCAGGTAGGCCGGATACTGCGCCGAGTCCGGCAGGCCGGGCTGGTAGCTGCCCGCGTTGATGTAGCACACCGTGTAGATGCCCTGCGCGTTGAGCGCGGCCACCTTGGCGGCCGAGGCGCCGAAGCCGTCAATGTCCATGAGCTTCACGCCCGCCGGAGCCACGATGTTGGCGTCACCCGAAGCGCCGATCTGCCAGTCCCAGGACACCTTGCCGGTGGGGGGCAGCTTGATGCCGCCCGGCGTCGTGGGGGCCGGAGCAGGAGTCGGGGCCGGAGGAGTGGGGGTGGGCGTAGGAGTCGGGGTCGGCGTGGGCACCGGCGTCGGCTTGGGCGAAGGAGGCGTAGGGGTCGGGGTTGGCGTGGGGGTGGGCTTGGGCGTAGAAGGCGTGGGGGTCGGGGTTGGCGTCGGCGTGGGGACCGCCGGGGTCGGGGTCGGGGCCACGGAGGCCGAAACCACCTCTTCGACGATCAGGTAGTCGATCACGGCGGCGCGGGTCTTGCTGCCCTCACCGTTGACCAGACGCAGGCTCAGACGGTCGCGGGCGCTCAGGGCAAAGGTGCCGAGGTCCTGGGCGTCGTAGGCCGCATTCTTCAGTTCCACGCGCGCCAGCTCCTGATCGCCGCGCATCAGCGCAACCACCGGGTTGCCCTGGAACGCCTCGCCGCGGGCATGCACCTGCACGCGGGAGTGTTCGGTCTCGGTGTACCAGGGAACAACAAAGGTCAGCATGCTGTCCGAAGCCGACAGGCGCACCGCACGCTTGCCGCGGGCCGCGGAGTCCTTGATCACCTCTCCGGCCTTGGAGTTGCGGGGATTGACCACGTCCTGCGGCCCCAGGGCCTCGGCGGCGTCCTCGGCCTCCAGGGTCACGCTGGCAGGCTGCGCCGCGGTGGTCTCGGGCACAGGCTGAGCCGCAGCCGCCTGGGGCATAGGGGTGGAATTCCCGCAAGCACTCAGAAGAGCGGTTACCGTCAACAACATCAGGGGAGCCAGCAAGGGGCCACGGGCAGAAGCTTTATTCATCGGGGGCAGATTATAGAAAGACGCAGGAACATCACTTGAAATATTCGACATTTGTTTGTTGTGTCCCGTACTGGCTTTGTTCCGTGAGCGAACAGTGACACCGGCGTCGTTTTTCATCATGAGTATCCTTTGCGGGGCAGCGAATGCCCCGTCTTTTGGCGTCCTGAACGAGTAAAATGTGAATTGTGGCCCAGACCCTTATTCCAAAGTCTCTTCTCACATTTTCGGCACAAAATTCCAAGCGATTTGCGCGGCGGCCTGTGACAACTGAGTTTTTTGCAGAGGACAGATGAGATGGGCTTCTTTGAGTGCTTTTGTCTCCCGTCTTTGGCGCTGACCCAGGAATATCGCAAGGGACCTGCCGCTGAACTTACGCTCCGACGTTTAAATGCCTTCGGTGCCCGGCTGTGAAATACCCCCAGTTCCCTGGCACACTTCCCTGATCAGGAGTTGGAAAAGTCACGTCCTCATCTCCATCTGATTCTCACAATTCATCAGGATTAAGACTTGATTAAGATAGTGGACAGCGGTGCCCCCCTCTTTCCAGTCAGAGTCCTGTAAGGATCCGGCCAGGAGGGGGGGGTGAGCAAGGCGCCTGACTGAGACGCCGTTCCTCTTATCCCCACATCCCAGCGAGGACGCATTGTGGATCGGCTTTCGCTTTGTTTTTCAAAGTAGCGGCAGAATGGCAGGCATGTCACTGTCCCCTGCCCATCCCGATAAATTGCGCGTCGACATCTGGTCGGACATCGCCTGCCCGTGGTGCTACATCGGCAAGCGCCGTTTCGAGACGGCCCTGCAGGCCTTCGCTCCGCAGGACGCTGTAGAGGTGGTCTGGCACAGCTTTGAGCTCGACCCTCAGGCCCCCACTGAGAATGACCAGAACATGCGCGGCGCACTGGCCCGCAAGTATGGCCGCAGCGCGCAGCAGGCGCAGGACATGATGGACGCCATGACGCAGACGGCGGCGGGCGAAGGCCTGACCTACCACTTTGAGCAGACCCAGCTGACCAACACGTTCCTGGCCCATCAGTTGCTGCACCTCGCCGCAGAGCGTGGGGTGCAGGACGCCATGAAGGAGCGGCTGCTGCGGGCCTACATGACCGAGGGCCGCCATGTGGGGGATCTGGATACCCTGACC
Proteins encoded in this region:
- a CDS encoding NADH-quinone oxidoreductase subunit M — encoded protein: MIDPLWLPTIMIFLPLLGSLLLLATPNRWRDEVAGFLAALTLGVGVMIWYSGGSGLLSLNWIPSLGITYSVELSGVSLALAMVTAFMSFVAILYAARRIPNPGTMLALILAMETGLLGIFAARDLILFYVFFEDALLPSLLMLAIYGKAHRMRALVKFAAYTLFGSLLMLISIIGVRYLGGSPTFALADLRQNLVTGPAQTWLYLGFLTAMAVKLPLWPLHAWLPDFHEQNHDSGIPDVMGTLYKVGGYGLFTFAIPLFPDASLELRPVLMGLAAFTALYAAWIAFGQTDWKRLLAYAGLSHMGFVALGVFSLNETAVIGAMYLLAFQNLYTGALFLSVGMVQERIGSLDTRVGGLMTGAGALGGLTMALWFASIAVPGFAGFIGEFSILLGAYQVSPWLAFAAGLTTIAAAAYALTAFQTTFWQARPLGAVAVRDLYHTEWLILGLPLVIAIFFGVYSAPALNLMQPAVRAVLSALGGR
- a CDS encoding NADH-quinone oxidoreductase subunit N, with amino-acid sequence MNVELTVPDVALLPLLPILLVLAGALLSTLLGFWVARRTLTILNIVALLFSGASMITLWNGGLTAFAGGLQADNAAILLGLTILVGTLMTLLVSLDTAWRARVSFPEFDAMLMYAVTGCLLIVFSGDLIVMLIGLEIMSLSGYVLATLQNSRRAEESGLKYFLLGAVGSAILIYGIAFVYGATGSLNYAAIAARVGAVSNLTPENVGILVGGSLLLLAGFAFKIALVPFHQWTPDVYSGAPTTVSLFLSTVVKVAAFAGMLRVFGGALNDAPGWASTLQILTAATLIIGNTAALFQTNFKRMLAYSAVAHTGFLAMCLLGTPELGGAALAYYLLVYTLMTAAALAVVAALQRSEAGLEISDMRGLYYRHPGYTVALAVCLASLAGLPPFAGFFGKYLAFQAAFQNGYVWLSVLAAVTSVAALVYYLRPAMLMFMPDRTPAREYAHGQRFPTTLTVALGVAGVTLLGILPNVWYSWVTNPGIWQFLAGR
- a CDS encoding endo alpha-1,4 polygalactosaminidase — encoded protein: MPETTAAQPASVTLEAEDAAEALGPQDVVNPRNSKAGEVIKDSAARGKRAVRLSASDSMLTFVVPWYTETEHSRVQVHARGEAFQGNPVVALMRGDQELARVELKNAAYDAQDLGTFALSARDRLSLRLVNGEGSKTRAAVIDYLIVEEVVSASVAPTPTPAVPTPTPTPTPTPSTPKPTPTPTPTPTPPSPKPTPVPTPTPTPTPTPTPPAPTPAPAPTTPGGIKLPPTGKVSWDWQIGASGDANIVAPAGVKLMDIDGFGASAAKVAALNAQGIYTVCYINAGSYQPGLPDSAQYPAYLKIQADPGWPGEYFLDINDVWKPNSVLADILNKRFKMCADKGFAALEPDNLQNDENVSGGRITTQQQIDFNGWVADRAHAYGLAVFQKNGPDKILLKDRTGKMMVEKFDGILNEECQQYNECGPLAEYVKRGKLALNTEYGKNVALDCALSNKLNINSIKRDLGLKGSGMSGYVRESCN
- a CDS encoding DsbA family oxidoreductase, coding for MSLSPAHPDKLRVDIWSDIACPWCYIGKRRFETALQAFAPQDAVEVVWHSFELDPQAPTENDQNMRGALARKYGRSAQQAQDMMDAMTQTAAGEGLTYHFEQTQLTNTFLAHQLLHLAAERGVQDAMKERLLRAYMTEGRHVGDLDTLTALAAEVGLDSAEVRAALTQGQYGPAVRQDEAQAHALGITGVPFFVLGGKYGVSGAQSPEVLLGALQQVWAETHPAPLTLLGAASPAEGCEDGVCAVPERETQRA